Proteins encoded in a region of the Uloborus diversus isolate 005 chromosome 1, Udiv.v.3.1, whole genome shotgun sequence genome:
- the LOC129217256 gene encoding uncharacterized protein LOC129217256: MGFSAAVSTHRICQAFRDSAVSEQTARHWFQKFSPGALSLCHDSHIGRPPTLENEVLDSVINEDSSLTCGELARQFQDSDKTIILHLHRLGKSYMRSNQFSHEPLEIHKN; the protein is encoded by the coding sequence atgggTTTTTCAGCAGCTGTATCAACTCATCGAATATGTCAAGCGTTTAGGGATAGTGCTGTAAGTGAACAAACAGCAAGACACTGGTTCCAAAAATTCAGTCCTGGAGCTTTGTCTCTTTGTCATGATTCTCATATTGGACGACCACCAACCTTGGAAAATGAAGTACTGGATTCTGTCATCAACGAGGACAgtagcctaacatgtggtgaacTTGCAAGACAATTTCAAGATTCTGATAAAACAATAATACTTCATCTGCATCGCTTAGGTAAATCCTACATGCGAAGTAATCAGTTTTCGCACGAGCCGTTAGAAATTCACAAGAACTAA